CACGTCCACGCCCGGGAAGCGGTTGAAGGGAAACACCGATTCCTTGACCGAGTAGTAGCCGGTCTTGCGCGCCGACCAGGGATCGAGGTCGGCGAGCTTCTCGCCCATGATGACCTTGGTGGCCAGCTTGGCCAGGGGCACGCCCGTGGCCTTGGACACGAAGGGCGAGGTGCGCGAGGCGCGCGGGTTGACCTCGAGGATATAGATGTCGCCGTCTTTTACCGCGAACTGGATGTTCATGAGCCCCACGACGCCGAGTTCCGCGGCCAGGGCCTTGGTCTGGCGCTCGATTTCGGCCACGAGCCGCGGGGAGAGGCTGTGCGGCGGCAGCACGCAGGCCGAGTCGCCCGAATGGATGCCCGCCTCCTCGATGTGTTCCATGACGCCGGCCACGTAGGTGTCCGTGCCGTCACTGACCGCGTCCACGTCGATCTCGGTGGCGTTGACCAGGAATTTGTCGACAAGAATCGGATGTTTGCCCGAGGCGACCACGGCCACCTTGAAGTAGTTCTCCAGGTCCTTGCGGTCGTAGACGATCTCCATGGCCCGGCCGCCGAGCACGTAGGAGGGGCGCACCACCACGGGGTAGCCGATGCGCTCGGCGATCTCGGCCGCCTCTTCCACGGCGAAGGCCGTGCCGTTGGCCGGCTGGCGCAGGTCGAGCTTGGTTAAAAGGGCCTGGAAGCGCTCGCGGTCCTCGGCCCGGTCGATGCTGTCGGGCGAGGTGCCGAGGATGCGCACCCCGGCATTGAGCAGCGGCACGGCCAGATTGAGCGGCGTCTGGCCGCCGAACTGGACGATGACGCCCTCGGGTTTTTCGTGCTCGAGGATCGACAGCACGTCCTCGAAGGTCAGCGGCTCGAAATACAGGCGGTCGGAGGTGTCGTAGTCCGTGGAGACCGTCTCGGGGTTGGAGTTGACCATGATGGACTCCACGCCCATCTCGCGCAGGGCGTAGGAGGCGTGGCAGCAGCAGTAGTCGAACTCGATGCCCTGGCCGATGCGGTTGGGGCCGCCGCCCAGGATCACCACCTTGCGGGTGGGCCGGGGGGCGACCTCCTTGCCGGTCTCGTAGGTCGAGTAGTAATACGGGGTGTAGGCCTCGAACTCGGCGGCGCAGGTGTCGACCAGGTAATAGGTGGGGTTGATGCCCATGGCCTGGCGCAGTTTCCGGGCATCGAGGCTGGCCGGCAGCTTGAGCAGCGCGGCCAGTTGCGGATCGGAAAAGCCGTTTTTCTTGGCCGAAAGCACCAGTTCCTTGCAGTCGGGGTCGGCGGGGGAAACCTTCTCCCTGGGGAAGGCCTCGAGGGCCGCCTCCATGTCCACGAGTTCCTTGATCTGGCGCAGGAACCAGGGATCGACCCAGGTGGCGTCGAAAATCTCTTCCAGGGACACGCCGCAACGCATGGCCTGGCGGATCTGGAACAGGCGCTTGGAATTGGGCTTGCGCATGTCGGCCAGCAGTTGTTCGCGGTCGGGGTCGCAGGCCGGCGCGCCAGGTCCCAGGCCCGTGGCGCCGATCTCCAGGGAGCGCAGGCCTTTTTGCAGGGCTTCCTTGAAGTTGCGGCCGATGCTCATGGCCTCGCCCACGCTCTTCATGGCCGTGGTCAGGTAGTCCTCGGAGCCGGGGAACTTCTCGAAGGTGAAACGCGGGATTTTGACCACGCAGTAGTCGATGGTCGGCTCGAAGGAGGCCATGGTCTCGCGGGTGATGTCGTTGGGGATCTCGTCGAGGGTGTAGCCGACGGCCAGCTTGGCGGCGATTTTGGCGATGGGGAAGCCCGTGGCCTTGGAGGCGAGCGCCGAGGACCGCGACACGCGCGGGTTCATCTCGATGACCACCATCTCGCCGTTTGCCGGGTTGACGGCGAACTGGACGTTGGAGCCGCCGGTCTCCACGCCGATCTCGCGCATGATGGCCAGCGACGCGTTGCGCATCTTCTGGTATTCGTCGTCGGTGAGGGTTTGCGCCGGGGCGACCGTGGCCGAGTCGCCGGTGTGCACGCCCATGGGGTCGATATTTTCGATGGAGCAGATGATCACGCAGTTGTCGGCCCGATCCCGCATGACCTCGAGCTCGAATTCCTTCCAGCCGAGCACCGAGCGCTCCAGCATGATCTCGCTTTTCATGCTGGCGGCCAGGCCCACGGCGGAGATCTTCTCCAGGTCCTCCATGTTGTAGGCCACGCCCCCGCCCGTGCCGCCGAGCGTGTAGGCCGGCCGCACGATGATGGGGAAG
Above is a genomic segment from Solidesulfovibrio sp. containing:
- the carB gene encoding carbamoyl-phosphate synthase large subunit, which gives rise to MPKRTDIKKIMIIGSGPIVIGQACEFDYSGSQAAKALKEEGYEVVLVNSNPATIMTDPGLADRTYIEPIEPGTVARIIAREKPDAVLPTLGGQTGLNTAVALAESGVLAEHGVELIGASLDVIKKAESRELFRQAMENIGLTIPQSGICHTMDDVREWGKRIPFPIIVRPAYTLGGTGGGVAYNMEDLEKISAVGLAASMKSEIMLERSVLGWKEFELEVMRDRADNCVIICSIENIDPMGVHTGDSATVAPAQTLTDDEYQKMRNASLAIMREIGVETGGSNVQFAVNPANGEMVVIEMNPRVSRSSALASKATGFPIAKIAAKLAVGYTLDEIPNDITRETMASFEPTIDYCVVKIPRFTFEKFPGSEDYLTTAMKSVGEAMSIGRNFKEALQKGLRSLEIGATGLGPGAPACDPDREQLLADMRKPNSKRLFQIRQAMRCGVSLEEIFDATWVDPWFLRQIKELVDMEAALEAFPREKVSPADPDCKELVLSAKKNGFSDPQLAALLKLPASLDARKLRQAMGINPTYYLVDTCAAEFEAYTPYYYSTYETGKEVAPRPTRKVVILGGGPNRIGQGIEFDYCCCHASYALREMGVESIMVNSNPETVSTDYDTSDRLYFEPLTFEDVLSILEHEKPEGVIVQFGGQTPLNLAVPLLNAGVRILGTSPDSIDRAEDRERFQALLTKLDLRQPANGTAFAVEEAAEIAERIGYPVVVRPSYVLGGRAMEIVYDRKDLENYFKVAVVASGKHPILVDKFLVNATEIDVDAVSDGTDTYVAGVMEHIEEAGIHSGDSACVLPPHSLSPRLVAEIERQTKALAAELGVVGLMNIQFAVKDGDIYILEVNPRASRTSPFVSKATGVPLAKLATKVIMGEKLADLDPWSARKTGYYSVKESVFPFNRFPGVDVLLGPEMRSTGEVMGIDASVGLAFMKSQLGAGQKLPLAGTVFISVADGAKDDVLPAAQILGEVGFRILATKGTAAYLESKGIPVTPVMKVFEGRPHVVDHMKNREIHLVVNLVSDKRTVRDSLVIRQTALLYGIPYATTAAGAKAMAQAIREMTGQGLTVKSLQEYYGAN